TTTCACTCTACCAGCAGACACCGTTCACGGTGGCGCCGCGTGGAAAAGGGCACTCCTCTAGGGGACAAGCCCTCGCCCCGGGCGGCATTGTCGTCGACATGCCCTCGCTGGGGCGTGGTGACCATGGTCACCGTGTAAATGTGTCCATCGATGGGATGTACGTGGACGTCGGCGGCGAGCAGCTGTGGTTCGACGTCCTCCATGCCACGCTCAAGCACGGGCTCACGCCACGGGTGTGGACCGACTACCTCCGCATCACCGTCGGCGGCACGCTCTCCAACGCCGGCATAGGCGGGCAGGTGTTCCGGCACGGCCCCCAGATCTCCAACGTGCGCGAGCTTGACGTCGTCACAGGTACCGGTTTTTTGCCTGGTGGCACGCATTCTGTGTACCGGTCGATGCGACTAGTGTCCACGTCGTTTGTCCTTCATTAACTAGTGCACGCGAGTGCAGCGACATTTTGTTTTTAAATAACTAAATCTGTGTTCGCTGCAGGCACGGGAGACATGATCACCTGCTCCCCGGGCAACAACTCGGACCTGTTCTACGGGGCGTTGGGCGGGCTGGGCCAGTTCGGGGTGATAACCCGGGCCCGGGTCGGGCTCGAGCGGGCCCCGAAACGGGTCAAGTGGGTCCGGCTCGCCTACACGGACGTGCACCAGTTTACCGCTGACCAGGAGCTGCTCATATCAAACGGAGCCGGGTTCGACTACGTCGAGGGGCAGGTCCAGCTGAACCGGACGCTGACGGAGGGCCGGAGGTCGTCGTCCTTCTTCTCGGCGGCAGAGCTCGCTCGTCTGACGGAGCTCGCACTGGGCACCGGATCATCCGCGGTGTACTACATCGAGGGCGCGATGTACTACGACGACGGCTCTGCTTCCACGGTGGATCGGAAGCTCGAGGCGCTGCTGGAGGAGCTGAGCTTCGTCCCGGGGTTCGCGTTCGTCAGGGACGCGTCGTACGTGCAGTTCCTGGACCGCGTCGGGCAGGAGGAGCAGAAGCTCCGGTCGGCCGGCGCGTGGGACGTGCCGCACCCGTGGCTCAACCTCTTCGTCCCGAGGTCGCGCATCCACGACTTCGCCGCCGGCGTGTTCGACGGCGTCCTCAGGGGCACCAGGCCCGTGGGGCTCATCCTCATGTACCCCATGAACAGGGACAGGTGGGACGACCGGATGACGACGGTGACGCCCGATGAGGACGTGTTCTACGCCGTCGGGCTGCTCCGGTCGGCGGTGGCCGCCGGCGACCTGGAACGGCTGGAGAGGGAGAACGAGGCGGTGCTGGGGCTCTGCGACCGGGCGGGCATCGGGTGCAAGCAGTACCTGCCGCACCACGCGTCGCAGGACGGCTGGAGGCGGCACTTCGGGGCGAAATGGGACAGGGTCGCCGCGCTCAAGGCCACGTACGACCCGCGAGCGATTCTGTCGCCGGGGCAGGGCATCTTCCCGGCCGCGGTGGCCAGCACGACGCCCGCTACAATCACGGCGTCCTGAGATTTATTTAATCTGTTCAAGTTGAAGGTTCGTCTGTTGGAATCTGTACCCGTACCTCGTGCACGTAGAACCAGCGACCACTGGGTGGTCAGTATTCAGTAGGTGTTCAGACTTCAGAGCAGAGCGTAGGATTGCCACGAGGGGGTCCAAATGGACCTGCTTTTAGTACCTCGAGTATACGAAGTCGGTTTGCGGGCAAGGAAGCGGGCACTGGGGATACAGTAGTTTGATGTGTCCATTCTTTTTCAGTGTACTTTGATGTGTACTCTCCCTGTCTCTAAATATCAGTGTTTTTAGACATTTCAATATGAACtatatacgaagcaaaatgaatgaatctacactgttgaggatataaccattagagtcacccgcccaggaggggccgggttacgtcgtaatggtcatcacgcgaagcccagtaccaagcttgaagacggcgggttagataatgggcttaagacccggaggaggcttaaggcccgtagtgataaaccgccatatggcaagacttgtagtataagacaagaatagttgagagtccgagccggacactcttatgagccggccgggactctgagagccgctgggcgtcaacctctctatataaagggacgacccggcggcggtttagggacggtaagatctcgtcgagagccaggcatagcaattaagctccctggccATCGAAACCATAAGCAATATCACCttaactggacgtaggcttttaccttcaccgtaaggggccgaaccagtataacccccgtgttccttgtcccgtttaacccctttaagcttcctagctgcgatggctccacgactaagtcctagctcgaggacatctgccgtgtcaATTCCACGAcatacactctaaaatacgtctatatacatccgcatgtagCCTATATTGAAATCTCTGAAAAGACTTGTATTTAAGAACAAAGGAAGTAATAGTTTATAAAGAGGAGTCAATTATGCTGGGAGTACATGAACTTACGCTCCATGATGTTTAGAAATTTTGGAAAGAAAGGACCATCAAGGGATTCAGAGAAGCTTTTAC
This sequence is a window from Aegilops tauschii subsp. strangulata cultivar AL8/78 chromosome 7, Aet v6.0, whole genome shotgun sequence. Protein-coding genes within it:
- the LOC109784599 gene encoding cytokinin dehydrogenase 10-like, encoding MQVANSSYTTHIPNIYCSNMPIARFATLLVVTGFLSTVGHLGASAFGALDDDLVALDIVSKIHTDRSLTARASSDFGHIVEAAPNGVFHPVSPADIAALIRFSLYQQTPFTVAPRGKGHSSRGQALAPGGIVVDMPSLGRGDHGHRVNVSIDGMYVDVGGEQLWFDVLHATLKHGLTPRVWTDYLRITVGGTLSNAGIGGQVFRHGPQISNVRELDVVTGTGDMITCSPGNNSDLFYGALGGLGQFGVITRARVGLERAPKRVKWVRLAYTDVHQFTADQELLISNGAGFDYVEGQVQLNRTLTEGRRSSSFFSAAELARLTELALGTGSSAVYYIEGAMYYDDGSASTVDRKLEALLEELSFVPGFAFVRDASYVQFLDRVGQEEQKLRSAGAWDVPHPWLNLFVPRSRIHDFAAGVFDGVLRGTRPVGLILMYPMNRDRWDDRMTTVTPDEDVFYAVGLLRSAVAAGDLERLERENEAVLGLCDRAGIGCKQYLPHHASQDGWRRHFGAKWDRVAALKATYDPRAILSPGQGIFPAAVASTTPATITAS